A genomic window from Treponema maltophilum ATCC 51939 includes:
- the rseP gene encoding RIP metalloprotease RseP, with protein sequence MTVLYGLLGLSVIIFIHELGHFFIARFFGVHVESFSIGMGPVLLHKTVKGTDYRLSLVPFGGYCGMKGEKDFQTAMENKLDRIPAEKDSFYGVHPLKRIAIAFAGPFANVILAVAALSIVAMIGYDYYTSPNKIILAPEFYPDSPSSAAEAGLQTGDRITAINGKRIEYFSDIVETVSLSARKTLHIEADRNGTAMTFTLVPELDTSTGAGKIGVLSWLDPVIESAAENSPAFNAGLQNGDRIIKADGKTVRNTVDLYEILKNLHEADISVERGGRVFHAHLSLAPQDGQSAQKSAERKNSGNENLVSGISWQAIKVHTKTYPFFPALIQGTKETLKMVSVTAQSIALLFKGIDLKQAVSGPIGITVLLGETAKEGFSAGFSVGVVTVCNFLAVISISLFLMNLLPVPVLDGGLILVAFIELVRRKSIKPKTLYAIQIAGVCFIVLIFLLGMFADINRIIQRFQDVKL encoded by the coding sequence ATGACAGTACTATACGGACTTTTAGGATTAAGCGTCATCATTTTCATTCACGAACTCGGGCACTTTTTTATTGCGCGATTTTTCGGCGTACACGTTGAAAGTTTTTCGATCGGTATGGGGCCGGTGCTGCTTCATAAAACCGTTAAAGGAACCGATTACCGGCTTTCGCTCGTTCCCTTCGGCGGCTATTGCGGCATGAAAGGAGAAAAAGATTTTCAAACGGCAATGGAAAACAAACTCGACCGCATTCCCGCCGAAAAAGACTCGTTTTACGGCGTACATCCTTTAAAACGCATAGCGATTGCCTTTGCAGGGCCTTTTGCAAACGTCATTCTTGCAGTTGCGGCCCTGTCAATTGTCGCAATGATCGGCTATGATTATTACACCTCGCCGAATAAAATAATCTTGGCTCCCGAGTTTTATCCGGACAGCCCCTCCAGCGCCGCCGAAGCCGGTTTGCAAACGGGAGATCGCATAACCGCGATAAACGGCAAGCGCATCGAATATTTTTCCGACATTGTCGAAACGGTATCGCTTTCGGCCCGTAAAACGCTGCATATTGAAGCGGACAGAAACGGAACGGCAATGACTTTTACCCTCGTTCCCGAATTGGATACATCCACCGGAGCGGGAAAAATCGGCGTTTTAAGCTGGCTTGACCCGGTCATCGAAAGCGCCGCTGAAAACAGCCCCGCTTTTAATGCCGGTTTGCAAAACGGCGACCGCATAATTAAAGCGGACGGCAAGACCGTGCGCAACACGGTTGATTTATACGAGATTTTGAAAAATCTGCACGAAGCGGACATTTCGGTCGAACGCGGCGGCCGTGTCTTTCACGCGCATTTGTCGCTCGCTCCGCAGGACGGACAATCGGCGCAAAAATCGGCCGAACGGAAAAATTCCGGCAACGAAAACCTCGTTTCGGGCATAAGCTGGCAGGCGATTAAAGTACATACGAAAACCTACCCGTTTTTTCCCGCCCTTATTCAAGGCACAAAAGAAACGCTTAAAATGGTGTCGGTAACGGCGCAAAGCATTGCGCTTCTTTTTAAAGGGATCGACTTAAAGCAAGCCGTTTCCGGTCCCATCGGCATTACCGTCCTGCTCGGCGAAACGGCAAAAGAAGGCTTTTCCGCCGGTTTTTCCGTCGGCGTCGTAACGGTATGCAACTTTTTAGCCGTCATAAGTATATCACTTTTTTTAATGAATCTTTTGCCCGTGCCCGTACTCGACGGCGGCTTAATACTCGTCGCGTTTATAGAACTGGTACGGCGCAAAAGCATAAAGCCGAAAACGCTTTATGCGATTCAAATTGCCGGCGTCTGCTTTATCGTATTGATTTTTTTGCTGGGCATGTTTGCCGACATAAACCGTATTATACAGCGTTTCCAGGATGTAAAACTATGA